From Paenibacillus sp. V4I7, one genomic window encodes:
- the dapD gene encoding 2,3,4,5-tetrahydropyridine-2,6-dicarboxylate N-acetyltransferase produces the protein MTEMNTLEIIQFIKESKKKTPVKVYVKGNLEGINFGEGSQTFLSGGSGVVFGEWSEIQPVLEANKAQIADFVVEADRRNSAIPMLDLKPINARIEPGAIIRDKVHIGDNAVIMMGALINIGASVGDGTMIDMNAVLGGRAQVGKMCHIGAGAVVAGVIEPPSAQPCVIEDDVLVGANAVILEGVRIGKGSVVAAGAIVTQDVEEYTVVAGAPARVIKKVDDKTKSKTEILQDLRTL, from the coding sequence ATGACCGAGATGAATACGTTAGAAATTATTCAATTTATTAAAGAAAGCAAGAAAAAAACGCCTGTTAAAGTATACGTAAAAGGAAACCTGGAAGGTATTAACTTTGGCGAAGGCAGCCAAACCTTCTTATCCGGCGGAAGCGGCGTTGTTTTTGGCGAATGGAGCGAAATTCAGCCCGTTCTTGAAGCAAACAAAGCGCAAATCGCGGATTTCGTTGTTGAAGCGGATCGCCGTAATTCTGCGATTCCAATGCTTGATCTGAAGCCAATCAATGCGCGCATTGAACCAGGTGCGATCATTCGTGATAAAGTACATATCGGTGATAACGCCGTCATCATGATGGGCGCTCTCATCAATATTGGCGCTTCTGTTGGCGATGGTACAATGATCGACATGAATGCTGTTCTTGGCGGTAGAGCACAAGTAGGCAAAATGTGTCACATCGGTGCTGGTGCAGTCGTTGCTGGCGTTATTGAGCCCCCTTCCGCTCAACCTTGTGTGATTGAGGATGATGTGCTTGTTGGAGCTAATGCCGTTATCTTGGAAGGTGTTCGTATCGGTAAAGGATCTGTTGTTGCTGCAGGCGCTATCGTTACACAAGATGTAGAAGAATATACGGTTGTAGCAGGAGCACCTGCACGAGTGATTAAGAAAGTGGACGATAAAACGAAGTCCAAAACAGAAATTTTACAAGATCTGCGCACCCTGTAA
- a CDS encoding N-acetyldiaminopimelate deacetylase has translation MLSPFIELRRQLHQIPEPGFQEFKTQQLLLDHLAKLPQDRMTIRTWRTGILVYIKGTNPTKRFGYRADMDGLPITEETSLPFPSQHPGYMHACGHDFHMSIGMGVVTHFAQQPMKDDLIVLFQPAEEGPGGALPMLAAEELQDWKPDQMVALHIAPEYPVGTIATRPEILFANTSELFIDLLGKGGHAAYPHQANDMIIAATQMVGQLQTIVSRNVNPLDSAVITIGKMEAGTKQNIIAEKARLEGTIRTLSADSMNKIKKRIEAVAAGIESSFECQVSIDYGSNYRQVFNDPSLTVEFMDWLRGKDNVQLVECTEAMTGEDFGYFLEQIPGFMFWLGVDTPHGLHNAKLDPNENAIDVAIDTITAYLRFKSN, from the coding sequence ATGCTTAGCCCCTTTATAGAGCTGCGCCGTCAGCTTCACCAAATTCCGGAGCCGGGCTTTCAAGAGTTCAAGACGCAACAGCTTCTCCTGGACCATCTTGCTAAGCTTCCTCAGGATAGAATGACGATCCGCACTTGGCGCACTGGCATTTTGGTCTACATCAAAGGTACTAATCCTACCAAACGCTTCGGATATCGAGCGGATATGGACGGGCTGCCCATTACGGAAGAGACCTCTCTTCCGTTTCCTTCCCAGCATCCAGGTTACATGCATGCTTGCGGACATGATTTTCACATGTCAATTGGGATGGGCGTTGTTACCCATTTCGCTCAGCAGCCGATGAAGGATGACCTGATTGTGCTGTTTCAGCCGGCAGAAGAAGGTCCAGGCGGCGCTTTACCCATGCTTGCTGCTGAAGAATTGCAGGATTGGAAGCCCGACCAGATGGTTGCTCTCCATATAGCTCCTGAATATCCAGTAGGCACGATTGCCACGAGGCCTGAGATCTTGTTTGCCAATACATCTGAGCTGTTCATTGACCTGCTGGGCAAAGGCGGACATGCCGCTTACCCGCACCAAGCAAACGATATGATCATAGCGGCGACACAAATGGTTGGTCAACTGCAAACTATTGTCTCTCGTAATGTGAATCCGCTTGATTCGGCTGTCATTACCATTGGTAAAATGGAAGCTGGCACCAAGCAGAACATCATCGCGGAAAAAGCCCGCTTGGAAGGTACGATTCGTACCCTTTCCGCTGACTCTATGAATAAGATCAAAAAACGTATCGAAGCTGTAGCTGCAGGAATCGAAAGTTCCTTTGAGTGTCAAGTCTCTATTGATTATGGCTCGAATTACCGCCAAGTGTTTAATGATCCTAGTTTGACCGTGGAATTCATGGACTGGCTGCGCGGTAAAGATAACGTACAGCTTGTGGAGTGTACAGAAGCGATGACAGGCGAAGACTTCGGCTACTTTTTGGAGCAAATACCTGGCTTCATGTTCTGGTTAGGGGTAGACACCCCTCATGGGCTGCATAACGCCAAGCTTGATCCTAATGAGAATGCTATTGATGTAGCCATTGATACCATTACAGCCTATTTACGGTTTAAATCTAATTAA
- a CDS encoding aminotransferase A has protein sequence MEHLINPQVKDIQISGIRKISNLVSTIPGALTLTIGQPDFPTPRHIIEAGQRALDQNKTVYTQNPGLLELREAVSSFVHTKYGQQYHAADEIIVTAGASQAVDITLRTILTPGAEVIIPAPIYPGYEPLIRLAGGIPVYVDTRPNGLKLTAELLEPYLTANTRCVILCYPSNPTGQVLTKQELADLAQLLEDRELFILSDEIYSELVYGVRHQSIATMGKLREKTIVINGLSKSHAMTGWRIGFTLAPAYITEHMVKVHQYNVTCASSVSQYAALEALTVGVDDALPMRNAYEVRRDYVYDRLLAMGFELEKPNGAFYLFPSIAKFGLSSQEFTMRLLHEEHVAVVPGDAFTSYGEGYIRISYAYSQEVLEQSLDRLERFINKLA, from the coding sequence ATGGAGCATCTGATTAATCCACAAGTGAAAGATATTCAAATTTCAGGCATACGCAAAATATCTAATCTCGTCAGCACCATTCCAGGCGCATTGACGTTAACGATTGGGCAGCCTGATTTCCCGACGCCGCGGCATATTATTGAGGCTGGACAGAGGGCATTGGATCAAAATAAAACGGTCTATACGCAAAATCCCGGACTATTGGAGCTGCGAGAAGCGGTATCCAGCTTTGTCCACACGAAGTACGGCCAACAATACCACGCGGCTGATGAAATAATCGTGACCGCTGGAGCGAGTCAAGCGGTTGACATTACGTTACGTACCATTCTTACACCTGGTGCGGAAGTTATTATTCCCGCACCTATTTACCCTGGGTACGAGCCATTAATCAGATTGGCAGGGGGAATTCCTGTCTATGTCGATACCAGACCAAATGGCTTGAAATTAACGGCTGAGTTGCTCGAGCCTTATTTAACAGCTAACACGCGCTGCGTTATCTTGTGCTACCCATCTAATCCTACAGGCCAAGTACTCACGAAGCAGGAATTGGCCGATTTGGCACAATTATTAGAAGATCGGGAATTGTTTATTTTATCCGATGAAATTTACAGTGAGCTTGTGTACGGTGTTCGTCATCAGTCTATTGCAACGATGGGTAAGCTTCGTGAGAAGACGATTGTCATTAATGGCCTTTCTAAATCCCACGCTATGACAGGTTGGCGAATTGGATTTACACTAGCGCCAGCTTACATAACGGAGCATATGGTCAAGGTGCATCAGTATAATGTGACTTGCGCAAGCTCAGTAAGCCAGTATGCGGCATTAGAGGCTTTGACAGTTGGGGTGGATGATGCTCTGCCTATGCGCAATGCCTATGAAGTTCGTAGGGACTATGTCTATGATCGTTTGCTCGCTATGGGTTTCGAGTTAGAGAAGCCGAATGGGGCATTTTATTTGTTCCCTTCCATTGCCAAGTTCGGATTATCCTCTCAAGAATTTACCATGAGACTACTTCATGAGGAACATGTTGCAGTTGTTCCTGGAGATGCTTTCACTTCTTACGGAGAAGGCTATATCCGAATTTCTTATGCTTATTCACAAGAAGTATTGGAACAGTCTCTTGATCGTCTTGAGCGCTTTATAAATAAGCTAGCGTGA
- a CDS encoding RluA family pseudouridine synthase translates to MNTNQTSSEAVTNDVVEWTVEEQYASERIDKFITEALEEDVSRTLVQQWVKDGHVKVNGKTTKPNYKLSEQDVISLRIPEPQGVELAAENIPLNVVYEDADVIVINKQRGLVVHPAPGHYSGTLVNALMYHCKDLSGINGELRPGIVHRIDKDTSGLIMSAKNDKAHASLAEQLKAHTVNRKYIALVHGNLQHDQGTIDAPIGRDSNDRKMYTVTEKNSKHAVTHFVVIERFGDFTLVELKLETGRTHQIRVHMKFIGHPLVGDPMYGKSKGMLMDGQALHAAILGFKHPRTGEWLQFEAPIPVDMENLLQTIRTS, encoded by the coding sequence ATGAACACAAATCAGACCTCATCTGAGGCCGTGACAAATGATGTCGTCGAATGGACGGTTGAAGAGCAGTATGCCAGTGAACGTATTGATAAATTCATAACGGAAGCATTGGAAGAAGATGTGTCAAGAACACTCGTCCAGCAATGGGTCAAAGACGGGCATGTTAAAGTGAATGGGAAAACCACTAAACCAAACTATAAGTTGTCTGAACAAGATGTTATTTCTTTGCGAATTCCTGAACCTCAAGGTGTTGAGCTTGCTGCGGAAAACATTCCCCTGAATGTGGTATATGAAGACGCCGATGTCATCGTAATCAATAAACAGCGGGGACTTGTCGTTCATCCAGCGCCTGGCCATTACTCAGGTACATTGGTTAACGCATTGATGTACCATTGCAAGGATCTATCTGGCATCAACGGAGAACTGCGTCCTGGAATCGTACATCGCATTGATAAGGACACATCCGGTCTCATCATGTCAGCAAAGAACGACAAAGCACACGCTAGCTTAGCAGAACAGTTAAAGGCTCATACGGTCAATCGCAAATATATCGCCTTAGTACATGGGAATCTACAACATGATCAAGGTACCATAGACGCTCCGATAGGTCGCGATTCAAATGACCGCAAGATGTATACAGTAACGGAGAAAAACAGCAAGCATGCGGTAACTCATTTCGTAGTTATCGAACGCTTTGGTGATTTTACCTTGGTGGAGCTGAAGCTGGAAACAGGAAGAACCCATCAAATTCGTGTGCATATGAAATTCATTGGACACCCTCTTGTTGGGGACCCGATGTATGGCAAGAGCAAAGGGATGCTGATGGATGGCCAGGCGCTGCACGCTGCCATTCTGGGCTTTAAGCATCCGCGAACAGGGGAATGGTTGCAATTCGAAGCACCGATTCCAGTTGATATGGAAAACCTTCTGCAAACAATTCGAACATCCTAG
- the lspA gene encoding signal peptidase II, which yields MKYYFYALIVFILDQVSKWFIVKRIPLGEERPVLGDFFILTSHRNRGAAFGILQNQRWFFIVITLIVVIGILWYLRRTIRERKVLLSFALSLLLGGAIGNFIDRALFGEVVDFLQFTFDFSLFGKAIYYIYPIFNLADSAIVIGVILIFLESLLTWRNEKKGATNEHKSDLI from the coding sequence ATGAAATATTATTTTTATGCGCTCATCGTTTTTATTTTGGATCAAGTATCCAAATGGTTTATTGTGAAACGAATTCCGCTTGGCGAGGAGCGTCCGGTGCTGGGTGATTTTTTCATCCTGACATCGCATCGCAATAGAGGCGCGGCATTTGGCATTTTGCAAAACCAAAGATGGTTTTTCATTGTGATAACGCTCATTGTTGTGATTGGTATTCTCTGGTACTTGCGCCGGACGATACGTGAAAGAAAAGTTTTGTTATCTTTTGCGCTTAGTCTACTGCTAGGAGGAGCAATCGGTAATTTCATTGATCGAGCTTTATTCGGTGAAGTTGTGGATTTCCTGCAGTTTACCTTTGATTTTAGCTTGTTCGGCAAAGCCATTTATTATATTTATCCGATTTTCAATTTAGCTGATTCGGCCATCGTAATCGGGGTAATCCTGATTTTCTTAGAATCGTTACTTACTTGGAGAAATGAAAAAAAAGGAGCAACGAATGAACACAAATCAGACCTCATCTGA
- a CDS encoding molecular chaperone DnaK, producing MSHLSEEQLRELYLQLLEEKLYLEKHFATNDNYGLSNSFKDSTGELSMYDNHPGDIATEIYEREKDISLNEHAEFHLNQVNEALARMESGEYGICAFSKQPIPFERLQAIPTTIYSLEHVPDPEQSFRRPVEEQLLYPPFGRTSFDERDDETEFDGEDAWQIVESWGTSNSPAFAEDPNVGSYNEMYIEADEHEGYVESFESFVATDLYGEHVTIVRGKAYRDYMHNGEGDPLLEPENLSNSEDEQL from the coding sequence ATGAGCCATTTATCCGAGGAGCAATTAAGAGAATTATATCTGCAATTATTGGAGGAAAAGCTTTATCTTGAGAAACATTTTGCCACGAATGATAATTATGGCCTGTCCAATTCTTTCAAAGATAGTACTGGAGAGCTCTCCATGTATGATAATCATCCAGGAGACATTGCCACAGAAATTTACGAACGGGAAAAAGATATTTCACTCAACGAACATGCTGAATTTCATTTAAATCAAGTCAATGAAGCCTTAGCTCGCATGGAGAGTGGAGAATATGGTATATGTGCGTTCAGCAAACAACCGATTCCCTTTGAGCGTCTTCAAGCTATCCCTACTACCATTTACAGCTTAGAACACGTTCCTGATCCTGAGCAATCATTCAGAAGACCTGTTGAAGAACAACTGCTCTACCCACCTTTTGGCCGAACCAGCTTTGACGAACGTGACGATGAGACCGAATTTGATGGTGAAGATGCCTGGCAAATCGTTGAAAGTTGGGGCACCTCCAATTCGCCAGCTTTTGCCGAAGACCCGAACGTGGGAAGCTACAACGAAATGTATATTGAAGCTGATGAACACGAAGGTTATGTTGAGTCTTTCGAGAGCTTTGTTGCGACAGACCTGTATGGTGAACATGTCACCATTGTTCGAGGTAAGGCCTACCGTGATTACATGCATAACGGCGAGGGCGATCCTCTACTCGAACCAGAAAACCTTTCCAATTCGGAGGATGAGCAGCTCTAG
- the ileS gene encoding isoleucine--tRNA ligase yields the protein MDYGKTLNLLQTEFPMRGNLPQAEPKMQEHWEAEDIYAKVQESRSGRTKFILHDGPPYANGDIHIGHALNKVLKDIIVRFKTLQGFDAPYVPGWDTHGLPIEQVITNSGKVDRKKMTVPEFREYCKEYALQSVEKQKSQFQRLGIRGDWKNPYITLQPNYEAQQIRVFGKMVQKGFVYKGLKPVYWSPSSESALAEAEIEYKEKTSTSIYVAFPVKDGKGKLPEDAAIVIWTTTAWTLPANLGISLHPEFDYAVVQANGKKYVLAQGLLAAAAKEIGWADYEVLSTVKGSELEFVTCQHPFYDRESLVMVGEHVTLEAGTGCVHTAPGHGEDDFAIGQRYNIGVLCPVDDQGHFTAEAPGFEGMFYEKGGKLIIEKLQESGLLLKAGEIQHQYAHDWRTKKPVIYRATEQWFASIDKFRQEMLDEIKQVKWTPEWGEIRLHNMIADRGDWCISRQRAWGVPIPIFYCRSCNEPLVNEQTIEHVAQLFEQEGSNAWFIKDEKDLLPQGTSCSKCGHGEFRKETDIMDVWFDSGSSHVAVLESRPELQWPADLYLEGSDQYRGWFNSSLITGVATREKSPYKGVLSHGFTLDGEGRKMSKSIGNTIDPNVVCGKLGADILRLWVSSVDYQSDHRISDNILNQTTEVYRKIRNTMRFLLGNMSHFNPETDRVATESLSELDRYALIRLNRMIEKVVKAYEAYEFHVVYQTIHHFCAVEMSSFYLDIIKDRLYANAPHDPARKASQTVLYASLTAITKLISPILPHTADEVWKYIPGVELSSVQLAELPEVDSSLYKEELENKWNSFLDVRDEVLKALEEARKEKVIGNSLGAAVHLYPNEAAYDLLMQLEQLDQLFIVSAVSVHKPGTETPAGVYQSKDAAIAITVAEGEKCERCWIVTPEVGQSKEHPTLCARCNDVVSAHYHE from the coding sequence ATGGATTATGGCAAAACATTAAATTTACTACAAACGGAATTTCCGATGAGAGGCAATTTGCCGCAAGCGGAACCGAAAATGCAAGAGCATTGGGAAGCTGAGGACATCTATGCCAAAGTGCAGGAGAGTCGTAGTGGCAGAACCAAATTTATTCTTCATGACGGGCCTCCGTACGCGAACGGAGATATTCATATCGGGCATGCGCTCAACAAGGTATTAAAAGATATCATCGTACGATTCAAAACGCTGCAAGGCTTCGATGCACCTTATGTTCCAGGTTGGGATACACATGGCTTGCCGATTGAGCAAGTCATTACGAATAGCGGTAAAGTTGATCGTAAAAAAATGACCGTCCCTGAGTTCCGTGAATATTGCAAAGAGTACGCTCTTCAGTCTGTTGAGAAACAGAAGAGCCAATTCCAGCGTCTGGGTATCCGCGGTGACTGGAAGAATCCGTATATCACACTGCAGCCGAATTATGAAGCTCAGCAAATTCGAGTATTCGGTAAAATGGTGCAAAAAGGCTTTGTCTACAAAGGTTTGAAGCCTGTCTATTGGTCCCCATCTTCCGAAAGTGCACTTGCAGAAGCTGAGATTGAGTACAAAGAAAAAACGTCCACTTCCATTTATGTGGCGTTCCCTGTTAAAGACGGCAAAGGCAAGCTGCCAGAGGATGCCGCTATTGTGATCTGGACGACAACGGCATGGACACTGCCTGCCAATCTGGGCATTTCACTTCACCCTGAGTTTGACTATGCTGTTGTTCAAGCCAATGGGAAAAAATATGTACTTGCACAGGGCTTGCTTGCAGCAGCAGCTAAGGAAATTGGCTGGGCCGATTACGAAGTATTGTCGACAGTAAAAGGCAGCGAGCTCGAGTTCGTTACGTGTCAGCATCCTTTCTATGACCGTGAATCGCTTGTTATGGTTGGGGAACATGTGACACTAGAAGCAGGTACTGGATGTGTACACACAGCTCCTGGACACGGGGAAGACGATTTCGCGATTGGACAACGTTATAACATCGGAGTGCTATGTCCTGTGGATGATCAAGGGCATTTCACCGCTGAAGCACCGGGCTTCGAAGGCATGTTCTACGAAAAAGGCGGCAAGTTGATTATCGAAAAGCTGCAGGAATCAGGTCTATTGCTTAAAGCTGGAGAAATTCAGCATCAATATGCCCATGATTGGCGCACGAAGAAGCCTGTTATTTATCGAGCAACAGAGCAGTGGTTCGCGTCTATCGATAAATTCAGACAAGAGATGCTGGATGAAATTAAGCAAGTGAAGTGGACACCGGAGTGGGGCGAAATCCGCCTGCATAACATGATTGCAGATCGTGGAGACTGGTGTATCTCGAGGCAGCGTGCATGGGGTGTGCCTATTCCGATCTTCTACTGCCGGAGCTGTAACGAACCGCTTGTTAATGAGCAAACCATTGAACATGTGGCTCAGTTATTTGAGCAAGAAGGCTCAAATGCTTGGTTTATCAAGGATGAGAAGGATCTCCTTCCTCAGGGAACTAGCTGCTCCAAATGTGGTCATGGTGAGTTCCGTAAGGAAACGGATATCATGGACGTATGGTTTGATTCTGGTTCTAGTCATGTGGCTGTTTTAGAATCCCGTCCTGAGCTGCAGTGGCCTGCGGATCTGTACTTGGAAGGTTCTGACCAGTACCGTGGTTGGTTTAACTCCTCCCTCATTACAGGTGTTGCCACAAGAGAGAAATCGCCTTATAAAGGCGTACTCAGCCATGGCTTTACGTTGGATGGAGAAGGACGGAAAATGTCCAAGTCGATCGGAAACACGATTGATCCGAATGTTGTATGTGGTAAGCTAGGTGCTGATATCCTGCGTCTGTGGGTATCTTCAGTCGATTATCAATCGGATCACCGGATCTCGGATAATATCTTGAACCAAACGACGGAAGTATACCGTAAAATTCGCAACACGATGCGGTTCTTGCTGGGTAACATGAGTCATTTCAATCCAGAAACAGATCGCGTAGCGACGGAGAGTTTGTCGGAACTCGATCGTTATGCGTTGATCCGTTTGAATCGTATGATTGAGAAAGTAGTGAAGGCTTATGAAGCGTATGAATTCCATGTCGTTTACCAAACAATTCATCATTTCTGCGCGGTTGAAATGAGCTCTTTCTACTTAGATATTATCAAGGATCGTTTGTATGCAAACGCGCCTCATGATCCTGCTCGGAAAGCTTCGCAGACCGTATTATATGCTTCCTTAACTGCGATTACGAAGCTGATCTCACCTATTCTTCCACATACAGCGGATGAAGTATGGAAGTACATTCCTGGTGTTGAACTCAGCAGTGTGCAGTTAGCAGAACTGCCGGAAGTCGATTCAAGTTTATACAAGGAAGAATTGGAAAATAAATGGAATAGCTTCTTGGATGTTAGAGATGAAGTTCTGAAAGCTCTCGAAGAGGCACGTAAAGAGAAGGTCATCGGTAACTCATTAGGAGCTGCTGTTCATCTATATCCGAATGAAGCTGCTTACGATTTACTTATGCAATTGGAGCAGTTGGATCAGTTGTTCATCGTGTCTGCTGTGAGCGTGCATAAACCTGGAACGGAGACTCCTGCTGGGGTATATCAATCGAAGGATGCGGCCATTGCTATCACGGTAGCTGAAGGCGAGAAGTGCGAGCGCTGCTGGATAGTGACTCCTGAGGTGGGGCAAAGTAAAGAACATCCGACACTATGTGCGAGATGTAATGACGTTGTTTCGGCTCATTACCACGAGTAA
- a CDS encoding DivIVA domain-containing protein → MPLTPLDIHNKEFSRSFRGYDEDQVNEFLDQVIKDYEALIRENKDLHNQTVTLQERLDHFTNIEESLSKTIIVAQEAADEVRSNAKKEAQLILKEAEKNADRIINESLTRSRKVALEIEELKKQASIYRTRFRTLLEAQLELLNTEGWQSMQFENKEE, encoded by the coding sequence ATGCCATTAACACCGCTAGACATACATAATAAGGAGTTTTCTCGCTCGTTCCGCGGTTATGATGAAGATCAAGTGAATGAATTCCTGGATCAAGTTATTAAGGATTACGAGGCATTGATTCGTGAGAATAAAGACTTGCACAATCAAACGGTGACACTGCAGGAACGTTTGGACCATTTCACGAATATTGAGGAATCACTTAGTAAAACAATTATTGTTGCTCAAGAAGCTGCGGATGAAGTGAGAAGCAACGCCAAGAAAGAAGCACAGCTGATCTTGAAGGAAGCTGAGAAGAATGCAGATCGAATTATTAATGAATCCTTGACACGTTCACGCAAGGTTGCTTTGGAGATTGAAGAGTTGAAAAAACAAGCCTCCATTTATCGCACACGCTTCCGGACGCTGCTTGAAGCACAATTAGAGCTGCTCAACACGGAAGGCTGGCAAAGTATGCAGTTTGAAAATAAAGAAGAGTAG
- a CDS encoding RNA-binding protein: MPKELYGHFHSDEHHFVDKAWDWVERAAEQHAVKLTDFLDPRQAFILTSLVNRHPDVHCRLDGGYSAAERRRALIAPDYRSLDGEDMAMAVLSVSSGDGKFLTLEHGDYMGAILGLGMKRDKVGDIHVIEGGCHCLVTQDAADYLHLNLSQVHRVHVQTELLSLDKLELAQVQLDELNLSVASMRMDGIVSDVFRLSRAKILVPIQAGRCRVNWKLEEDPSKPLKEGDMVSLQGFGRFKVLEVEGVTKKGRIRVKIGKFA, encoded by the coding sequence TTGCCAAAAGAACTCTATGGTCATTTTCATTCGGATGAACATCATTTTGTTGACAAAGCCTGGGATTGGGTGGAGCGGGCTGCTGAGCAGCATGCTGTGAAGCTAACAGATTTTCTGGACCCCAGACAAGCTTTTATACTGACATCACTCGTTAACCGTCACCCTGATGTCCATTGTCGGTTAGATGGTGGCTACTCGGCAGCCGAACGAAGAAGGGCTCTGATTGCCCCTGATTACCGATCTTTGGATGGGGAAGATATGGCGATGGCGGTCTTGTCGGTTTCTTCCGGAGACGGCAAATTTTTAACATTAGAACATGGAGATTACATGGGCGCCATTCTTGGACTCGGCATGAAGCGAGACAAGGTTGGCGATATTCATGTTATAGAGGGCGGCTGCCATTGTCTGGTTACCCAGGATGCTGCAGATTACCTGCATTTGAATTTGTCCCAGGTACATAGGGTTCATGTACAAACAGAACTGCTGTCGTTAGATAAGCTGGAACTCGCTCAAGTACAATTGGACGAGCTGAACCTGTCTGTTGCATCTATGCGTATGGACGGGATTGTGAGCGATGTATTCAGGCTTAGCCGAGCTAAAATATTGGTTCCCATTCAAGCTGGCCGCTGCCGCGTCAATTGGAAGCTGGAGGAAGATCCTAGTAAGCCTCTTAAAGAAGGGGATATGGTGTCTTTGCAAGGATTTGGTAGATTCAAGGTGCTTGAAGTGGAAGGCGTAACGAAAAAAGGGCGAATTCGTGTGAAGATCGGCAAATTTGCATGA
- a CDS encoding YggT family protein, whose protein sequence is MEIYYFMIIGYLILSWFPSARESFVGGLLGKLVEPYLSPFRKIIPSIGFIDLSPIVALIALRFVVMGIMAVLDFIVGLF, encoded by the coding sequence ATGGAAATTTATTATTTCATGATTATTGGCTATTTAATTCTTTCTTGGTTTCCTAGCGCACGTGAGAGCTTCGTCGGAGGACTTCTTGGGAAATTGGTTGAACCGTATTTAAGCCCTTTCCGGAAAATTATTCCTAGCATAGGGTTTATTGATCTTTCGCCAATTGTGGCCTTAATCGCACTGCGATTTGTGGTTATGGGGATTATGGCTGTGCTCGATTTCATTGTGGGGTTGTTCTAA
- a CDS encoding cell division protein SepF, giving the protein MGVYNRFMNFLGLQEEEEVVERERIVEATEEPETNPYELRNKNKANVVSIHSQKNARVVLSEPRTYEETQDIADHLRSRRAVIVNLQRVRGDQAIRIVDFLSGTVYALNGSISKLGPNIFLCTPDSVDIHGHISEMMGEE; this is encoded by the coding sequence GTGGGTGTTTATAACCGATTTATGAATTTTCTTGGGCTGCAAGAAGAGGAAGAGGTTGTTGAGCGGGAGCGTATTGTGGAAGCAACAGAAGAACCTGAAACCAATCCTTATGAATTACGTAATAAAAATAAGGCTAATGTCGTCAGCATTCATTCACAGAAAAATGCACGTGTCGTGCTAAGTGAACCTCGAACCTATGAAGAAACACAAGACATCGCAGATCATCTTCGTTCCCGAAGAGCCGTGATCGTCAACTTACAGCGAGTTCGTGGCGATCAAGCCATACGTATCGTAGATTTCTTAAGCGGGACGGTATATGCTTTGAATGGGTCTATTTCCAAACTGGGACCGAATATCTTTCTGTGTACACCAGATTCAGTTGATATTCATGGTCACATCTCCGAAATGATGGGTGAGGAATAG
- a CDS encoding YggS family pyridoxal phosphate-dependent enzyme has protein sequence MSLLARKDEVEARVDAACKRSGRKENDVKIIAVTKYVSLETTKSVLDAGLLHIGENRWQDVKPKWEALHERGTWHFIGHLQTNKVKDVIGKFAYIHSLDRISLAKELDKQAAALGIEVNCLLQVNVSGEESKYGIAPEHFFDFATEVSRLKHIHITGLMTMAPYEMEANATRPVFRGLRELRDRLNERKIFPYEITELSMGMSGDFEVAIEEGATWVRLGTVLVGKEL, from the coding sequence GTGAGTTTACTGGCCCGTAAAGATGAGGTTGAAGCCCGTGTCGACGCAGCATGTAAGCGGTCTGGACGGAAAGAGAACGATGTTAAGATTATTGCTGTAACGAAATATGTTTCCTTAGAGACGACCAAAAGCGTATTGGATGCAGGACTTCTGCATATTGGTGAGAATCGATGGCAGGATGTAAAGCCGAAGTGGGAAGCGCTCCACGAACGGGGAACATGGCATTTCATTGGACATTTGCAAACGAATAAAGTAAAAGATGTCATTGGCAAATTCGCCTACATTCACTCGTTGGATCGGATATCTCTGGCCAAAGAACTGGACAAGCAGGCTGCAGCTTTGGGAATTGAAGTAAATTGTTTATTGCAAGTGAACGTTTCCGGGGAAGAGTCAAAGTATGGCATTGCACCTGAGCATTTCTTCGATTTTGCTACAGAAGTTAGTAGGCTAAAACATATACATATCACAGGTTTGATGACCATGGCTCCTTACGAGATGGAGGCCAATGCAACAAGACCTGTCTTCCGTGGATTGAGAGAATTGCGAGACCGTCTGAATGAACGGAAAATTTTCCCGTACGAGATTACGGAGTTATCCATGGGTATGTCTGGAGACTTTGAAGTAGCGATTGAAGAAGGTGCAACTTGGGTTCGTTTGGGTACTGTTTTGGTAGGGAAAGAACTTTAG